Part of the Vibrio sp. SCSIO 43137 genome, GATGTTCGGCTTCACCGTTGAAAACGTAGTAGAAACAGCAAAAGAAGTTCTGGCGTAATCTTACACCTGACTGATTCGCTTTAAAGGCCTGCCGGTGAACTCCGGCAGGCCTTTTCCGTTTCTGAGGCTGGCAGGGCTGCATCTTCAGATGTTTCTGATGGTGTAGTTGCAACTCTGGGCAATAGGTATAAAGTAGGCCTTCAATCAATAATAAGCGGTTTAGTTCCGGAAACGTTAGTTCAGACACGGAAACCGCAAGTAACACGTGAAGTAAACAGATGATCAAGATAGCAATTAACGGTTTTGGCCGGATAGGAAGAAATGTACTCCGTGCCTTGTATGAGAGTGATAAAAGCAGCCAGATCCAGGTTGTGGCGGTGAATGAACTGGCTCAGCCAGATGCCATGGCACACCTGCTGCAATACGATACCAGCCACGGCCGTTTCTCAAAACGAATTACCAATGATCAGGAACATCTGTTTGTTCATCATAAAAACGGCGAGTGCGACAGTATCCGCATTCTGCATCTGGCGGAAATTGAATTATTGCCTTGGCGCGATTTGGATGTTGATATCGTTTTCGACTGTACCGGTGTATACGGCAACAGAGAAGATGGTTTAATGCATATTGCCGCTGGTGCTAAAAAAGTGCTGTTTTCCCACCCCGGCGCCAATGATATCGACAACACCATTATCTACGGTGTTAATCATGACACCCTACTGCCTGAACATACTATTGTGTCGGCCGGCTCTTGCACTACTAACTGTATTGTTCCTGTAATTAAGGTGCTGGATGAAGCCTTTGGTATTGAATCCGGGTCTATTACCACTATTCATTCATCGATGAACGATCAACAG contains:
- the epd gene encoding erythrose-4-phosphate dehydrogenase, producing MIKIAINGFGRIGRNVLRALYESDKSSQIQVVAVNELAQPDAMAHLLQYDTSHGRFSKRITNDQEHLFVHHKNGECDSIRILHLAEIELLPWRDLDVDIVFDCTGVYGNREDGLMHIAAGAKKVLFSHPGANDIDNTIIYGVNHDTLLPEHTIVSAGSCTTNCIVPVIKVLDEAFGIESGSITTIHSSMNDQQVIDAYHPDLRRTRAASQSIIPVDTKLHKGIERIFPKFSNKFEAISVRVPTVNVTAIDLSVTIKANVKVNDVNQTITEASQCTLRDIVDYTELPLVSIDFNHDPHSAIVDGTQTRVSNGHLVKMLVWCDNEWGFANRMLDTALVMMPGE